One window of the Triticum dicoccoides isolate Atlit2015 ecotype Zavitan chromosome 3B, WEW_v2.0, whole genome shotgun sequence genome contains the following:
- the LOC119282462 gene encoding aspartyl protease 25-like: protein MVGIRVGGRAVAVPASALASFDPATGTGGTIVDAGTMFTRLSPPCTWPCRRRARAPVSAPLGGFDTCYNMTGGGVRVPSVTFTFAGGARAAVTLPEENVMIHSSSGGVACLASMQQQNHRVLFDVANGRVGFSRELCTA, encoded by the coding sequence ATGGTCGGCATCCGCGTGGGCGGCAGGGCCGTGGCCGTGCCGGCATCGGCACTCGCGTCGTTCGACCCGGCCACAGGCACCGGCGGCACGATCGTGGACGCGGGCACCATGTTCACGCGGCTCTCGCCCCCGTGTACGTGGCCGTGCCGGCGCAGGGCGCGGGCACCTGTGTCGGCGCCGCTGGGCGGGTTCGACACGTGCTACAACATGACCGGCGGTGGCGTGCGGGTGCCGAGCGTGACGTTCACGTTCGCCGGCGGGGCGAGGGCGGCCGTGACACTGCCTGAGGAGAACGTGATGATCCACAGCTCGTCGGGCGGCGTCGCGTGCCTGGCCAGCATGCAGCAGCAGAACCACCGCGTGCTCTTCGACGTCGCCAATGGCCGCGTCGGGTTCTCGCGAGAGCTCTGCACGGCCTGA
- the LOC119282463 gene encoding probable calcium-binding protein CML31 has translation MVATKTGELRALFLSLDRDADGRISAAELRGCMRATLGEDVPAEEAEALVASVDADGDGLLCESEFLELAQQAAWTGADEENDELRIRALREAFGMYEMEGQGCITPASLGRMLGRLGAERGAGECRAMICRFDLDGDGVLSFDEFKIMMS, from the coding sequence ATGGTTGCGACAAAGACGGGCGAGCTGAGGGCGCTGTTCTTGTCACTGGACCGGGACGCGGACGGCAGGATCTCGGCCGCGGAGCTGCGGGGGTGCATGCGGGCGACGCTGGGCGAGGATGTGCCGGCGGAGGAGGCCGAGGCGCTGGTGGCGTCGGTGGACGCTGACGGCGACGGGCTGCTGTGCGAGTCCGAGTTCCTCGAGCTGGCCCAGCAGGCGGCCTGGACGGGCGCGGACGAGGAGAACGACGAGCTGAGGATCCGGGCGCTAAGGGAGGCGTTCGGGATGTACGAGATGGAGGGGCAGGGGTGCATCACGCCGGCCAGCCTTGGGCGGATGCTCGGCAGGCTCGGCGCCGAGCGGGGCGCCGGCGAGTGTCGCGCCATGATCTGCCGGTTCGATCTCGACGGCGACGGCGTGCTCAGTTTCGACGAGTTCAAGATCATGATGAGCTAG